The nucleotide sequence CGTGTTCGAGGCCCGGATCGCCGACGCTTCCCTTCGCGCCATGCTCAATGAAGGCAAGGCGCTCGTGGAGTGGTCCTCGGATCAATTTGGCGCGGCCTTCTCCGACAAGACGTCGCTTAAGACCTCTTTTACCCCCGACGAGCCGGGACAGGCCACAGTGCGGGCGACTTTCAGCCTCAAGGCCGAACCGGCTGCAGAGGCGTCGGTTCAGGCAAAGATCACTGTGCGCCCAGCGGAAACACCTTCCGTCTCCCTGACGGCGCATCCGAGCGAGGCGCAGCCCAAGGGCACGGTTACGGCGTCCGCCTTGCCCGACTCCATGTCGGCGCGACGGCCGCTTGGCTACGAGTGGTCGTGCGACAATTGCCAAGTTCTGGAGAAGCGCGGCTCGCAGGCCCTGATCGGGGCTCCGAGCACGGGCGAAGCGACGGTGCAGGTGCGCATGACGGCCGAGGACGGCAAGGAGTTGGCCGCCGCTGTTACGCGGTTCACGGTGGCCGCGCCTTCCGACAAGTCCAACGATCCTCAGAAGCCAGAAAAGGAACCAGGCGGCGTGCCTGAAAAGCAGGACAAGAACGCTGCGCAGGCGGCTCCCGACCAGGCTTCGAAGGAAGACAAGACGCCCCGAGACCAAAAACTTGGCCCAGATGTCCAGACGACCCCGCCCGTCGCTCCGTCGCCGGTTGCCGTCCCCTCGGCACTCATTACGCCTGCGCCGACAACGCCTCCTACCAGCTCGCCTGGGCAGGGCTCGCCAAGCCAACCCGCCGGGCAATCATCCCAGGCTGCAGCCCAGGGCCAGTCTCAAAAGCCCGACCAGTCACCGCCGCCGCAACAACCCAACGAGCCAGCGGCCGAAAAGGCTCCCGCTTCGACCGCGACCGATCCGGCCTGGACGGCGGACACGTGGAACGCGGCCTTGACGTTGAAATGGACCTCCGAGTTGCAGTTGGCCAAACCTGGCGTCTCCGGGACGGCAAGGCAAACATATGAGGAGCGCAAGCAATACGCCGAAAAGATGCTCACGGTCTTCTGGCAGCGGGAGAAGGAGCATCTCGCCGGTTTGCCGGCGGTCCTGCGCCAGTGGCGTCAGGAAGCGGATGGAATATTTAACGGGCAAATCGACTCGGAAGCCAAGGATGCCGAAAAGAAATGGCAGGAGGTGAAACAGAAGCTGGGCTTGGGCAAATCGGGCCAGGGCAGCCGGATGGAGGACGCCTTTGGCGACAGCGGCAACAAGGCCTCCTACAGCAGCACGTTGCCCGATTTGGAGGGAGAAATGCCGAAGTCCAAGCGCATCACCGCCTCCGAGGATTTTGGACCGGATATGGACTGCGCACAGAGGATTCGGAACCAACGCTCGGATTACCTGGGCCGGCTGGACCGCAAAATCACCGAAGCTGATGCCTTAGTGGATGCGTTTTCCCGGCAGCCAACCGATAACAAAATCTATGAAGACACGATGCGCCGGGCCGAACAGTTCTGGGAAGGCCCCGGTGGCATGCCGCCTTCCAACTGGCGCGAGGCGGGCATCAAGGAGACGCTTACCCCTCCCTGCGGCAAGGCTCCGGCCCGCTCGCTTTCCGTCGCCGCGTCCGGCGGCGGCAAGGCTTCCAGCCTTCGAGTGACCCTCAAGGCGGATGGGCAGAGCGCGGCCGCAGGCTCGCCGATGAAGGTCACGGCTGAGGCTTCCGGCGGCAAGTCACCGTACAGGTTCCTGTTCCTGGACGCCCAGTCCTCAAAGGACAATGTGGCCGTCTACGCCCTGCCGGCGGGGAAGTGGGAGCTCTTCGCCTCGGTGCAGGTCATTGATGCCGAAAACCAGACTGCCTCGGCGGAACTTAGACTGGAGATGGCGCCAATCAAGCTAGAATTGCACAAGAAAAGCCCTTCCGGCAACAGCCTCGCCGTGGGAGAACAGGCCGCGTTCGAGGCGCGTTTGACCAGCCAGGGCAAACCGGTCGAGGCCGGTCAATACGTCATCCGCTGGGAACCTTCCACGGAGGCGCGCTTCTCCAAGTCGGAGGGGCTTGGCGCTCTCGCCAACACGGCCACTTTCGCACGGCCCGGGAAGGTTAAAGTCTGGGCCGTGGCGCTCCAGAAGGCAGGCTCCGTGCTCACGACGGCGGCCGAGTCCAACCAGATCGAATTGGACGTCGCCGGGGCGAGCATGTCGCTCTCGGCTTCTCCCGCCGAACCATTGGTGGGACAGGAGGTCACCGTCACGGCGGTGGAAAGTCCAAAGCTCGCCGACGCCGACGCGACCTACTGGTGGCACGACTCCCAGGGGGGCGCGGGCACAGGTCCAACGGCCAATCAGCGCCTGTGGCGGTTTACGGTCAAAGAGGCCAAACCCGTAACGGTCAATGCCGTGCTCAAGGGCAAAAAGGGCGGTGAGGAGTTGGCCAAAGCCTCCCTAACCATCACGCCCAAAATCTATGAAGTCTCAGCTGTTAGCCTCGGACACGCCTGGGGAGGCGAGACAACCCGGCCGGTCATCTGGAAGCCTGAAGGGGGCTTTGTCACGCTGGACAAGGAGATCGCCGCCCACATGGACGTGGGCCTTCGCGCTGACATTTCCCCGGCCCCGCCGCAGGGGCAGACGCTTCGCTATGCGTGGAGCGTGAACGAGGGATCGAGTCTGACCGGAGGGCCAGCCTCGCAAGAGACGCGAGCGCAGCGTGCATCCACGGGTACCATCGAGGCCAAAGTCGAAGTCCGAGACGGCAACAACGTGCTGCTGGGCGCTGGATCGGTAAGCGTTCCCGTTACAGTGTCCGACGAGGACGTCAAGCAGGGCAAGTCCAAGTCACAGGAACTGGAAAAGCTCAAGCAGGACGCCGCAACCGCCTGGAACGCCGGGGAAATCGACCTAGCTTGCGAAAAGGGGACGGCCGCCGTCCGGATCGATCCCAAATTCCCCGACGCCAAGACGTACTGCGAAAGCCGCGAGCGTATCCTGAATCTGGCCAAGCAGGGCGAAGGCGAACTTGCCCAGGACGCCCTGGAACGCGCCCAGGCCAAGCTCGACGAGGCCAAACGCATCAACGCCAAAGCCAAGATCCTGGCCGGGCTCGAGGAGAAGATCAAGAGGGCCAGGGAAGCGACGTCCAAGGCCGAAAAGCTGCTGGCCCAAGCCGCCAAGCAATGGGCGGAAGGTGATGCCGAGGGCGCGGAGCGGGCTGCCTCCGAGGCCCTTGCCCTGGCCCCGAAACTTGATCGGGCCAAGAGCGACAAACAGCGCTATACCGAGGGGCTGGCCAAGCTCAAGGCCAGCCTGGAACACGCCAAGGATTTACAGTCCAAAAACGAGATCGCTCCGGCCCTGACCGCCGTCGCCAACGGCAAGGGCGTCAACCCGGCCTACAAGCCCCTGCTCGATTTGGAAAAGCAATTGCTGGAACAGCAAAAAAAGCAGCAGGAGCTGGCCAAGCTTTTGGAAAAGTCCCAAAAGCAGTGGGAAGACGGCGAGGTGGACGAGGCCTGCCTGACGGCCCAGGAGGCCGCGAAGCTCGACGTGCCCGGCAGCGAGGCCAAATCGGCGGCCAGCCTATATTGCCAGGGCCGCGACGCCGTCGCCCAGGCGGTAAAACACGGCGAGAGCGAATTGACGGCCAGCCAACTGGATAAGGCCCAGGTGCAGTTGGAGGCCGGGCGCAAGATCAACGCCAAGGCCAAATCCCTGGCCGAGCTCGAGGAGAAGATCAACAAGACCAAGGAGCGGCAAAAGCAGGTTGAGCAGCTATTAGCCCGGGCCGCCAAGGAGTGGTCCGACGGGGAGGCCGACAAAGCCGCCGCAACGGTCGAAGAAGCCCTCAAGATAGATCCGAAAAACGACAAGGCCCTGGAGGAAAAGAAATCCTTCTCAGGCAAGCTCGAAAAACTCCGTTTCACGGTGGGCGAGGCGAAAAAGGCCCTGACGGCCAAGGACGCCGCCAAAGGCATGGCCGCCGTGGCCGAGGGCAAGGCAGTCAACGCCCGCTACAAGCCGCTTCTCGACCTGGAAGCCGAGCTTGGGAAACTCTCGCGCGAAAACGCCCAAAACGAAGCCGAGCGCAAGCGCCGCACGGACCTCATCGTGGCCGGAGCAGGCGAATGCACCAAGGAGAACTGGCAGGCCTGCAAGGACAAGATCGCCTCCTCCATCGACGGTTCCGACAAGATCTTCGGCCCACAGGACAGCGAGATGGTGGCTAAAGCCAAGGCGTTGCTGGCCAAGGCCGAGCAGAACCTGGCCAACAAGAAACAGGCCGAAGCCCAAAACGAAGCCGAGCGCAAGCGCCGCACGGACCTCATCGTGGCCGGAGCAGGCGAATGCACCAAGGAGAACTGGCAGGCCTGCAAGGACAAGATCGCCTCCTCCATCGACGGTTCCGACAAGATCTTCGGCCCACAGGACAGCGAGATGGTGGCTAAAGCCAAGGCGTTGCTGGCCAAGGCCGAGCAGAACCTGGCCAACAAGAAACAGGCCGAAGCCCAAAACGAAGCCGAGCGCAAGCGCCGCACGGACCTCATCGTGGCCGGAGCAGGCGAATGCACCAAGGAGAACTGGCAGGCCTGCAAGGACAAGATCGCCTCCTCCATCGACGGTTCCGACAAGATCTTCGGCCCACAGGACAGCGAGATGGTGGCTAAAGCCAAGGCGTTGCTGGCCAAGGCCGAGCAGAACCTGGCCAACAAGAAACAGGCCGAAGCCCAAAACGAAGCCGAGCGCAAGCGCCGCACGGACCTCATCGTGGCCGGAGCAGGCGAATGCACCAAGGAGAACTGGCAGGCCTGCAAGGACAAACTGACCGCGGCCCTGGAAGGTGCTGAGAAGATATTTGGTCAGCAAGACGCCGCCTTGACGACCAAAGCCAAGGCGCTCAAGGCCAAGGCCCAGGAGCAGTTGGACGCTGGCAAGCGTCAGGCCGAGGCGGAAGCAAAACGTAACATGGAGCAAGACAACGCCAAGAAACAGGCTGAGCAGCAACAAAACAAGTGCAACACCATGTTCAAACAGGCCGACGCCAAATACGAATCCAAAGATTACCAAGGATCTATCGCCATTTATCGCAAACTTCTGGAATTATGCCCTGACAATTGCAACGCCATGAATAACCTTGGCCTGTCCATTGAGGCATCAGGCAATAAGCAGGAATCGCTCAAGTGGTACGAAAAGGCGGCAAAATGCGACCCATCGCAATCGTTGTACGCCGAAAATGTCGAACAAATCCAGAAACAGCTCGCGGAGAGCAATAAAGAAAAGCAGTGCAACGACCTATTTGAGAAGGCCCTGGGCAAAGACAAGACCGGCGACAGATCCGGAGCCATCGCCGACTACAAAGTTGTCTTGGCGTATTGCCCAGACTACTGCGGAGCAATGAACAACATCGGGATACTGCTTGACGCTTCGAACAACAAGAAAGATGCTTTGCTTTGGTTTGAAAAGGCCGTCAAATGCAATCCCTCTGCAGAGCGGTACAAGAAAAATGCGACTTTAACACGCGAAGA is from Solidesulfovibrio magneticus RS-1 and encodes:
- a CDS encoding tetratricopeptide repeat protein; translation: MIKQPNRRHGKLHLQIFTPNKIFLLFLLIGAIISVPPARASGQETLTNLIHKAADNWQQRDFDEMLQFVKIDGGKDTEEFLRVLDTSIQSINTFNGVSATQQARDAFRARILEELDARRFAQVDDILREATTRFPNLEAAVRTGSSGLRHLGKDSEGGYRPLLSDDDITFVGEGAQEAKTWFNQQVKNRGLAGVKVKGFTLNDPGRFSRQERAILDLLDPEKFVGQSAMSGIRGETLKKGAVVLAKGPEGKLVFTRVSLADHLSSLNATRSALDSFVENAARRYGPLTMTASVERQIVNAHNGWDNLTSAEKVKYMQRSRRKLNESRGLTSDPATRRLEEMASRFSKFPPPNLTAEDAVFLATLRRENILEGFKAANNRLFIQSVAARQAGGNLATNAQVREAIDELATGFAMLKELGGKPEFGDMVDVDAVVDELIRNADGNPELKKMLYTASKQADDMLDVLRQWSGMENEFAAMLARLPAMTPYQRGKALAEYKQMLEAGGGPGMSAQAGKNELAMVEELSKASATKEGDALIVAMIKSPAGKKVLVGLALSGGAVAFSKMQERWKDGGWYNDLSSAASTLVEFLPGAMSFDRLQKDGYISPGLAYEFVKEAMYLTPLWPAALSADLATIAYDVARAVTLENYQDGLVDILETNGVFEDGRFTALRLPDGETIPRDRLAAFLKEDRTVKLANANRPDLLYTTNLSEKAADVYASRYVKSDPVLQDLQKALIQQIGHINLGQTMGQISDQEWLEAAKSGFKMLFAVENVCTKTPKQWCELVTIYQNKIKERADDIFPNVMVPHLVSLAEDAHKALTGNDEAIKAIMETQRELEALRGSPLTVDLAQEAAQQAAKAGDLRATSLSGDTATKRDKALAEGGYLQAAAKAYGVILKEAKDSLQDIVDRTGYKETKVLTFPFSGNFFQDAAKARQSRRGFMFATNAILQDVAKIKGAAPDVLDETDLKALEILAEVAYRNRTALDQANSAKVDVPEAPASAPIPDLQPPMVGKESPYHAWYKDAMEKVKALYAKAADLKKLVSKGVLLVAPGKEMIERVPGVFEARIADASLRAMLNEGKALVEWSSDQFGAAFSDKTSLKTSFTPDEPGQATVRATFSLKAEPAAEASVQAKITVRPAETPSVSLTAHPSEAQPKGTVTASALPDSMSARRPLGYEWSCDNCQVLEKRGSQALIGAPSTGEATVQVRMTAEDGKELAAAVTRFTVAAPSDKSNDPQKPEKEPGGVPEKQDKNAAQAAPDQASKEDKTPRDQKLGPDVQTTPPVAPSPVAVPSALITPAPTTPPTSSPGQGSPSQPAGQSSQAAAQGQSQKPDQSPPPQQPNEPAAEKAPASTATDPAWTADTWNAALTLKWTSELQLAKPGVSGTARQTYEERKQYAEKMLTVFWQREKEHLAGLPAVLRQWRQEADGIFNGQIDSEAKDAEKKWQEVKQKLGLGKSGQGSRMEDAFGDSGNKASYSSTLPDLEGEMPKSKRITASEDFGPDMDCAQRIRNQRSDYLGRLDRKITEADALVDAFSRQPTDNKIYEDTMRRAEQFWEGPGGMPPSNWREAGIKETLTPPCGKAPARSLSVAASGGGKASSLRVTLKADGQSAAAGSPMKVTAEASGGKSPYRFLFLDAQSSKDNVAVYALPAGKWELFASVQVIDAENQTASAELRLEMAPIKLELHKKSPSGNSLAVGEQAAFEARLTSQGKPVEAGQYVIRWEPSTEARFSKSEGLGALANTATFARPGKVKVWAVALQKAGSVLTTAAESNQIELDVAGASMSLSASPAEPLVGQEVTVTAVESPKLADADATYWWHDSQGGAGTGPTANQRLWRFTVKEAKPVTVNAVLKGKKGGEELAKASLTITPKIYEVSAVSLGHAWGGETTRPVIWKPEGGFVTLDKEIAAHMDVGLRADISPAPPQGQTLRYAWSVNEGSSLTGGPASQETRAQRASTGTIEAKVEVRDGNNVLLGAGSVSVPVTVSDEDVKQGKSKSQELEKLKQDAATAWNAGEIDLACEKGTAAVRIDPKFPDAKTYCESRERILNLAKQGEGELAQDALERAQAKLDEAKRINAKAKILAGLEEKIKRAREATSKAEKLLAQAAKQWAEGDAEGAERAASEALALAPKLDRAKSDKQRYTEGLAKLKASLEHAKDLQSKNEIAPALTAVANGKGVNPAYKPLLDLEKQLLEQQKKQQELAKLLEKSQKQWEDGEVDEACLTAQEAAKLDVPGSEAKSAASLYCQGRDAVAQAVKHGESELTASQLDKAQVQLEAGRKINAKAKSLAELEEKINKTKERQKQVEQLLARAAKEWSDGEADKAAATVEEALKIDPKNDKALEEKKSFSGKLEKLRFTVGEAKKALTAKDAAKGMAAVAEGKAVNARYKPLLDLEAELGKLSRENAQNEAERKRRTDLIVAGAGECTKENWQACKDKIASSIDGSDKIFGPQDSEMVAKAKALLAKAEQNLANKKQAEAQNEAERKRRTDLIVAGAGECTKENWQACKDKIASSIDGSDKIFGPQDSEMVAKAKALLAKAEQNLANKKQAEAQNEAERKRRTDLIVAGAGECTKENWQACKDKIASSIDGSDKIFGPQDSEMVAKAKALLAKAEQNLANKKQAEAQNEAERKRRTDLIVAGAGECTKENWQACKDKLTAALEGAEKIFGQQDAALTTKAKALKAKAQEQLDAGKRQAEAEAKRNMEQDNAKKQAEQQQNKCNTMFKQADAKYESKDYQGSIAIYRKLLELCPDNCNAMNNLGLSIEASGNKQESLKWYEKAAKCDPSQSLYAENVEQIQKQLAESNKEKQCNDLFEKALGKDKTGDRSGAIADYKVVLAYCPDYCGAMNNIGILLDASNNKKDALLWFEKAVKCNPSAERYKKNATLTREEIAQQEQTTSNKASCDKLWDQAQAKGKDDNHRGAIEDYRKVLSMCPNNCSAMNNIGAQLDKLGEKQNALAWFEKAAKCDPDKELYKENVRTTRQEISENRHEEPQQSASRQNTSQPSSPQSTTASMDGTYSGTFSSPVFKGKVKVQVEGTKVTGVATDSSGAQVDFEGTLKRQTGEISCFLVYRGKSSGGQGNAKGHVQNGSIEGTWAFFTLEAKPTEYKGTWTASK